A window from Leptospira meyeri encodes these proteins:
- the rpsT gene encoding 30S ribosomal protein S20: protein MANLKSSKKDIRRTARRKERNGEDRTELRTYARLLLKAIKSGNKTEALTVFSKLSSKLDRAAKTKLIHKKNADRKKSRMALRINSIETKAA, encoded by the coding sequence TTGGCTAATTTAAAATCATCTAAAAAAGACATTCGTAGAACTGCTCGTAGAAAAGAGCGAAATGGTGAAGATCGCACTGAATTGCGTACTTACGCTCGCCTTCTTCTCAAAGCAATCAAATCCGGAAACAAAACGGAAGCTCTCACTGTATTCTCTAAACTTTCTTCTAAGTTGGATAGAGCTGCAAAAACAAAACTCATTCATAAGAAAAATGCGGATCGTAAAAAATCTCGTATGGCTCTTCGTATTAACTCCATCGAAACAAAAGCCGCCTAA
- a CDS encoding thiolase C-terminal domain-containing protein, translating to MDPILLGVADTIESEFDSEVYKTLSPLEKYHSLLFRSVDKLFGFLGTDRSKIAPYLTDFVSIEAQSLGREGYGFTVKDSNDMGFGGLACHTVDLGGASVGGAIAEAHAIVKANPYAVVLVAAADVPKSVFKQVSDLKRLTATVCHKEWEMPYGATLIGLYSLLCERMMFDTGVTSEDLEEITKHFRTLAETNPRAFQFQKPLTEKQLKKPLSGVYSTPMIAIVTDHGFATLITSEIMKQKLIENKIINKDSKHIYLAGSGHSAHAEYFIQKKDLKSPAALACEKAVASSGFQRSDIEYAWIYDCFTGMIIHEAGLYFGVSPKETTTALRKGKISNGVREIPINLGGGILNYQAAMAISGATGLIDIASQYGLAVDPIPKKLETQPNVSLLGGNGGIDSINSVILFSKEKPKPQREPLTLKPLEVNVPNPKVGEKATILTVSTIFFNPGGEKKPPYLIVCSTKENGEMVLTNLYGKNGAEILSKDGLELGKSKVEFQEIEGKIQAVLLD from the coding sequence ATGGACCCAATTCTACTCGGTGTCGCAGACACCATCGAATCTGAATTTGATTCGGAAGTTTATAAAACTCTCTCCCCATTAGAAAAATACCACTCCTTACTGTTTCGTTCTGTTGATAAACTTTTTGGTTTTTTAGGGACAGACCGTTCTAAAATTGCCCCTTATTTAACTGATTTTGTTTCCATTGAAGCCCAATCTCTGGGCCGTGAAGGGTATGGATTCACGGTAAAAGATTCCAATGATATGGGGTTTGGTGGGCTTGCTTGCCATACAGTGGATTTAGGTGGGGCCAGTGTTGGTGGGGCCATTGCTGAGGCACACGCAATTGTGAAAGCCAATCCTTATGCGGTTGTACTTGTGGCGGCCGCCGATGTTCCTAAATCGGTATTCAAACAAGTATCGGATTTAAAACGACTCACTGCAACAGTCTGTCATAAAGAATGGGAAATGCCTTATGGAGCAACACTCATTGGTCTTTACTCTTTGTTATGTGAAAGAATGATGTTTGATACTGGTGTAACCAGCGAAGATTTGGAAGAAATCACAAAACACTTCAGAACTCTGGCAGAAACCAATCCTCGTGCTTTTCAATTCCAAAAACCGCTCACTGAAAAACAATTAAAGAAACCTCTTTCCGGAGTTTATAGTACACCGATGATCGCTATCGTCACCGATCATGGATTTGCCACTCTTATCACTTCTGAAATCATGAAACAGAAGTTAATTGAAAATAAAATCATCAACAAAGATTCCAAACATATCTATTTAGCGGGTTCTGGTCACAGTGCTCACGCAGAGTATTTCATTCAAAAAAAGGATCTAAAAAGTCCGGCTGCACTTGCATGTGAAAAAGCCGTGGCCTCTTCTGGATTCCAAAGATCTGATATTGAATACGCTTGGATTTATGATTGTTTTACAGGAATGATCATCCATGAAGCAGGTTTGTATTTTGGAGTTTCACCAAAAGAAACAACAACGGCACTTCGCAAAGGAAAAATTTCCAATGGAGTAAGAGAGATACCAATCAACCTGGGTGGAGGAATTTTGAACTACCAAGCGGCGATGGCTATCTCTGGAGCCACTGGACTTATTGATATTGCGAGCCAATATGGTCTTGCCGTTGATCCTATTCCAAAAAAGCTGGAAACACAACCTAACGTAAGTTTACTGGGAGGAAATGGAGGGATTGATAGCATCAATTCAGTCATTTTATTTTCCAAAGAAAAACCAAAACCACAAAGAGAACCTTTGACTTTAAAACCATTGGAGGTCAATGTTCCAAACCCCAAAGTGGGGGAAAAGGCCACAATCCTCACCGTTAGCACGATTTTTTTTAATCCAGGAGGGGAGAAAAAACCACCCTATCTCATTGTCTGTTCCACTAAAGAGAATGGAGAGATGGTTCTTACCAATCTATATGGAAAAAATGGAGCGGAAATTTTATCCAAAGATGGATTGGAACTTGGAAAATCTAAAGTAGAATTCCAGGAGATTGAAGGAAAAATCCAAGCTGTTCTTTTGGATTAA
- a CDS encoding phenylalanine--tRNA ligase subunit alpha encodes MSLSQEIEALVKEAESVLSSATSEQDLDSLKNQFIGKKGKLTSVLKGLASLSVEEKKTVGKQANEAQSRLESFVETKRTSLKESFYENQLSQEFFDSLRPLDSKERGSLHPISQIQYEIEDIFTSMGFSVMDGPEVETDENNFGALNFTEDHPARDMQDTFYTVDGNLLRTHTSAIQVRALRKLKPPFRIIAPGRVFRYEEVDASHENTFYQVEGMVVGENISVAHLIYTMETLLSRVFRKEIKTRLRPGYFPFVEPGFELDINCLVCGGDGCSVCKHSGWLELLPCGLVHPNVLEAAGLDSKKWTGFAFGLGLDRLVMMRYGIHDIRYFQSGNLRFLKQF; translated from the coding sequence ATGAGCCTATCCCAAGAAATCGAAGCCTTAGTCAAAGAAGCAGAATCTGTTTTATCTTCTGCCACATCCGAACAAGATTTGGATTCTCTTAAAAACCAATTCATTGGTAAAAAAGGAAAACTCACTTCTGTTTTAAAAGGCCTTGCTTCTTTATCTGTAGAAGAGAAAAAAACAGTGGGGAAACAAGCCAACGAAGCGCAAAGCCGACTCGAAAGTTTTGTGGAAACCAAAAGAACTTCTTTAAAAGAAAGTTTTTATGAAAACCAACTCAGCCAGGAATTCTTTGATAGTTTGCGTCCGCTTGATTCGAAAGAAAGAGGAAGCCTACACCCTATTTCTCAAATCCAATATGAAATCGAAGATATTTTTACCTCTATGGGTTTTTCTGTGATGGATGGACCCGAAGTAGAAACCGATGAAAACAATTTTGGTGCTCTGAATTTTACCGAAGACCATCCTGCCCGTGATATGCAAGATACGTTTTATACGGTCGATGGAAACTTACTCAGAACCCATACTTCCGCCATTCAGGTGCGTGCCCTTCGCAAACTAAAACCTCCTTTTCGGATCATTGCCCCTGGCCGTGTGTTTCGATATGAAGAAGTAGATGCATCTCACGAAAATACTTTTTACCAAGTGGAAGGTATGGTAGTTGGGGAAAATATTTCTGTCGCTCATTTGATTTATACTATGGAAACACTTCTTTCTCGTGTGTTCCGAAAGGAAATCAAAACAAGACTTCGCCCTGGATACTTTCCGTTTGTGGAACCAGGTTTTGAACTTGATATCAACTGTTTGGTTTGTGGTGGCGATGGTTGCAGTGTGTGCAAACATTCTGGTTGGTTGGAATTACTTCCTTGTGGTCTAGTACATCCCAATGTTTTGGAAGCGGCAGGACTCGATTCGAAAAAATGGACTGGGTTCGCCTTCGGTCTTGGCCTTGATCGTCTTGTGATGATGCGATACGGAATTCACGACATCCGATATTTCCAATCTGGGAATTTAAGATTCTTAAAACAGTTTTAG
- a CDS encoding LIC_10450 family protein, giving the protein MTPEKSKYHYIKIDSISEIDPIKLSISQIQQRYIDKDNNRYALRFNKETRRIEILKLIGNHFEVVPKSQIHSTMEEPKTTQTLTPPPNSQQTTQISEDLKSNPILGKLVGALGQKPTDRPAEIPKEKLSPSGEENLMSEDVDLDIFEGEEPPPLIKEPLTHEGLLNTPEPPSPKEPETTENAEPNLQVGADSDEKTAFQSIEDFIKLLSTYRERVTAIIRNLQSSRIFELTGDPSENKNIVGNFAREMESQVFEAIDKMVDLHKEMTSYPRPITYYISKAPAEKREEMKFIESDKEKLNRLHLFEMQRHSDTIVKDFKKLSLQLLNILNLKNDIQVKQLQYANQLMYVDAKNASLYFAQDLDKTILDIENWKQSK; this is encoded by the coding sequence GTGACTCCTGAAAAATCAAAATACCATTATATAAAAATTGATTCCATTTCAGAAATTGATCCTATTAAATTATCCATTTCCCAAATCCAACAAAGATATATCGACAAAGATAACAACCGTTATGCCCTTCGTTTCAATAAAGAAACACGTAGAATTGAAATTTTAAAACTTATCGGAAATCATTTTGAGGTAGTGCCCAAGTCTCAGATCCATTCCACAATGGAAGAACCTAAGACAACACAAACTCTCACACCTCCACCAAATTCCCAACAGACAACTCAGATCTCAGAGGATTTAAAATCCAATCCCATATTAGGTAAGTTAGTTGGCGCTCTCGGACAAAAACCCACGGATAGACCTGCGGAAATCCCAAAAGAAAAATTGAGTCCGAGCGGGGAAGAAAACCTCATGAGTGAGGACGTGGATTTGGACATTTTTGAAGGAGAAGAACCCCCTCCTCTCATCAAAGAACCACTCACCCATGAAGGACTTCTCAATACACCGGAACCACCGAGTCCGAAGGAACCGGAAACCACAGAAAATGCAGAACCGAACTTACAAGTTGGAGCAGATTCCGATGAAAAAACTGCCTTTCAAAGTATTGAAGACTTTATCAAATTATTATCTACGTACCGAGAAAGAGTCACTGCGATCATTCGTAATTTACAATCTTCAAGGATCTTTGAACTAACGGGAGACCCTTCAGAAAATAAAAATATTGTCGGAAACTTTGCTCGTGAAATGGAATCACAGGTTTTTGAAGCCATAGATAAAATGGTCGATCTTCACAAAGAAATGACATCATATCCTCGTCCTATTACGTATTATATCTCAAAAGCACCCGCAGAAAAAAGAGAAGAAATGAAATTTATTGAATCGGATAAAGAAAAATTAAACAGACTCCACCTGTTTGAAATGCAAAGACATTCCGATACTATAGTTAAAGATTTCAAAAAACTGAGTTTGCAATTATTGAATATTTTAAACCTGAAAAATGACATTCAGGTCAAACAATTACAATATGCAAACCAGTTAATGTATGTTGATGCCAAAAACGCATCACTCTATTTTGCGCAAGATTTGGATAAAACCATACTTGATATTGAGAACTGGAAACAATCGAAATGA